In Gemmatimonadota bacterium, a single genomic region encodes these proteins:
- a CDS encoding formylglycine-generating enzyme family protein: MKTITRTTLYLIILSTVLPGCKDKPTAPPEEPESPPPVVSQTQTGIQITTHVGTTHTLILIPEGPFEMGANNGIRNEGPEHTVHLKAYYIDHTEISNAQWNPYAIAERQLPNFDPPEHPVVNINWFQAGEYCAWLGGRLPTEAEWEKAARGTDGRIYPWGAAPDPNRANYLNSGDPFDNGTAPVAYYREGNRDGRSPYGVSDMAGNVWEWTQDEYDSAYYQRSPRDNPVNYEIKTHFLHLERVVRGGSWFSTAFLVRTTARDARTSNLQTNTLGFRCVVDR, encoded by the coding sequence ATGAAGACTATTACCCGCACAACCCTCTATCTCATCATCCTCTCTACCGTCCTACCCGGATGCAAAGACAAACCCACTGCCCCGCCGGAAGAACCAGAGTCGCCACCGCCCGTTGTATCGCAGACGCAAACCGGTATCCAGATCACAACCCATGTGGGCACGACACACACCCTCATCTTAATACCCGAAGGACCGTTCGAAATGGGTGCCAACAACGGCATACGCAACGAAGGACCTGAACACACCGTCCACCTCAAAGCCTATTACATAGACCATACAGAAATCTCCAATGCCCAATGGAACCCCTACGCCATCGCAGAACGTCAACTGCCCAACTTCGACCCGCCCGAACATCCTGTTGTCAACATCAATTGGTTTCAAGCCGGCGAATACTGCGCATGGCTCGGCGGACGCCTGCCCACCGAAGCCGAATGGGAAAAAGCAGCACGCGGAACCGATGGGCGTATCTATCCCTGGGGCGCTGCCCCGGATCCCAACCGCGCCAACTACCTCAACAGCGGCGACCCCTTTGACAACGGCACAGCACCTGTTGCATATTATCGTGAAGGCAATAGAGACGGGCGCAGCCCTTATGGCGTATCGGACATGGCCGGCAACGTTTGGGAATGGACACAAGACGAATACGACAGCGCGTACTATCAACGCAGCCCACGCGATAACCCCGTCAACTACGAAATCAAAACCCATTTCTTGCACCTCGAACGCGTTGTCCGCGGCGGATCCTGGTTCAGCACGGCCTTCCTGGTGCGCACAACAGCGCGCGACGCTCGAACATCCAATCTCCAGACCAATACCCTTGGATTTCGGTGTGTGGTGGATCGGTAA